In Fervidobacterium nodosum Rt17-B1, one genomic interval encodes:
- the cas2 gene encoding CRISPR-associated endonuclease Cas2, giving the protein MSRRILLVYDVNEKRVAKVHRLLLRYLVWRQNSTFEGKLTNGAIKEMIRKISRYIKPEENDGVAIYYLSSKDSVTVEILGTDKGNKFSNFIE; this is encoded by the coding sequence ATGTCAAGGAGAATACTGCTTGTTTATGACGTCAACGAAAAAAGAGTGGCAAAAGTTCACAGATTGTTACTAAGATACTTAGTATGGCGGCAGAACTCAACTTTCGAAGGAAAACTAACCAATGGCGCTATAAAAGAAATGATAAGAAAAATATCAAGATACATAAAACCTGAAGAAAATGATGGGGTTGCGATATATTACCTTTCCTCAAAAGACAGTGTAACAGTAGAAATTCTTGGAACTGACAAAGGAAACAAATTCTCGAACTTTATAGAATAA
- the cas2 gene encoding CRISPR-associated endonuclease Cas2 translates to MRLGGRKGMYFIVVYDVEVRRCRKVLKICRKYLHQVLRSAFEGYLTQEQYSMLKSELRKVIDEEYDSIYFYIIKTGSAPHKLIIGEAQGEKSMIE, encoded by the coding sequence ATGAGATTGGGAGGACGAAAGGGTATGTACTTTATAGTTGTCTACGATGTTGAAGTGAGGCGGTGTCGAAAGGTCTTGAAAATATGCCGAAAGTATCTCCACCAAGTTCTTAGATCTGCTTTTGAAGGTTATCTCACTCAGGAGCAGTATAGTATGTTAAAGTCTGAGCTAAGAAAGGTAATTGATGAAGAGTACGACAGTATTTATTTTTACATAATAAAAACAGGAAGTGCGCCTCATAAGCTGATCATCGGGGAAGCGCAAGGTGAAAAGTCTATGATAGAGTAA
- a CDS encoding RNA polymerase sigma factor, translating into MSQLRDFKKIGRCLRLYIRTGNFSSECEGVIKSFIRHIIYNTPGFSFGASRSLSNDALVDDISQEVLSAFWNVRQRLESITDDAALTNYFMRSVKNKIQDYRRANIRASSVVSLNQSIASNDDEYSEMLDFVPDKGSEIEQFDEVIAEYIFDSFVSYMRSKEADICDYIFFSLLAQSTHFREYSSTDAMYKAHQRARDRVKAFFEKEVSVSYGVIKKILKRFVSEICESLRNNN; encoded by the coding sequence GTGTCACAATTGAGAGATTTTAAAAAAATTGGCCGATGTCTAAGATTGTATATTCGTACGGGAAACTTTTCTTCTGAATGTGAAGGTGTTATCAAGAGTTTCATTAGGCACATAATATATAACACACCTGGTTTTAGTTTTGGAGCTTCGCGTAGCTTATCCAACGATGCTTTAGTTGACGACATTTCCCAGGAGGTTTTGAGTGCTTTTTGGAATGTAAGACAGAGATTGGAATCTATAACTGATGATGCTGCTCTGACTAATTATTTTATGAGATCTGTCAAAAATAAGATTCAAGACTATCGTCGCGCTAATATCAGGGCTTCAAGTGTTGTTTCATTGAATCAGTCAATTGCCTCGAATGATGATGAGTACTCTGAGATGCTCGATTTTGTGCCTGATAAAGGTTCTGAGATCGAGCAGTTCGATGAAGTCATTGCTGAATATATTTTTGACAGTTTCGTGAGCTATATGCGTAGTAAAGAAGCCGATATCTGCGATTATATTTTCTTTTCTTTATTAGCTCAAAGTACACACTTCAGAGAGTACAGTTCTACCGATGCAATGTATAAGGCTCATCAGAGGGCAAGGGATAGGGTAAAAGCATTTTTCGAGAAAGAGGTAAGTGTTTCATACGGCGTGATAAAGAAGATTTTAAAAAGATTTGTGTCAGAAATTTGCGAGAGTTTACGTAATAATAATTGA